A window of Hordeum vulgare subsp. vulgare chromosome 5H, MorexV3_pseudomolecules_assembly, whole genome shotgun sequence genomic DNA:
ccccactggcatgaagctcgaacaggtcggccctattgagctacatgacaaacagacaagcctatgagactactattacccgacctgagtaaaactactctcggggactacatccagtgggtgcactcggagtgccccactggtaccattcgggcagatcagctctgatccgatcaagtcacggaaaatgcatataaagacaactgccggtgcaagcactcgaccgaagtctcggggactacacccactgggttcactcggagtgaacccactgcaaaaaaaaacatcctactgtatccgagtcgatcacttaaacccccactaggtaacaagaggaaagtaaacacttactagtgcacttactcggatatcgtcccggagttccaagcttctcttgtacaaagacgtgatggagtcatacgctcccttggcgtcacccaccatcagctccacctgcaccatggcctccttggcggcccccacttggtcttccgggaggtatcGGGCGTCATActgaacggttgacggacccggcacgacagaagactccttgggcatcccaagctccgctccagtcggttccgccgcgaggggcaccgtttcagtcggcgacacgttcatggtgggagcagtagcagatggaacaacctcaaggacaggcgccaaagctggccctgaccccctcCGGTCatcgtcctccagatgaatcacctccgaaggaagcccgactgaacaacatggaattgcggaaaaagggcaagattaaagacaacactcgcgaaacaataatacaaactctcagagtcgtgacaacgtaccttgctgggatgtagcAGCGTTAtcagtatccatgggatcatcgtcctggcgcggcagagaggtggcggaggtagcagctgtgtcgagtaaaatccacttgaCGGATAAGCACGAGTTCAACTagagactgaaggaagatgggagaacaagacacttacacagaggcgactggaacaacgatcctcatccgaggcagagctttccgaggcttgggcccgctaggttttgccaccttggacggctggtccgtgggctcggcagcagcgtccctagtcctcttcatgctccgagcattcggagccacgggagaggctggtggagcactcggggccgctggaggagccggcggagccgcgggttcgtgacgacgcttagttcggggctctgatggtggaggtggcgagctctactccccaacctccccctcctcctcttcagtctcctcctccgtctccccactgtcagagacgtactcggcgctgtccacgctgccctcctggctaccctcctcttcctcagctggattcccattcgagacgggagaataccagttggtccactcctgcacaaaatacagtcgacaacgtcagacgtcaggcggtggtacaagaaaaagcgataaatctaagaagattgaaagcactcgacaagatgtgctcacctcattcggaggaggattgtcagcgcggaagggcttcacccgccgggctcctctggggttatcgcaggcgcctgtgatgccgcggacccacgccgtcacaacctccccggtcacgcattctggatgagtctgagtggagtcctcaggccccacgtagtgccacatggcgtggtgccgggcttgcagcggctggatgcgccgacccagaaaagtctccagcaaatccgtgccggtgacccccttgcggacgacagcaaTCAGTgcatcgaccagaggttggatctggatcttctccacctttgagagcgcaagctgcctgggaggggccggacggtctaggctaaaaggtggcaacccagtcgcggcattcggacaagctatgtcatggcagtagaaccaggtcgactgccagttcctaactgacccggacaactggagaggggggtagctactcttcgttttcttctggaagcctaagcccccgcagagctggaggagatgggttttatcgtccgactgactaagctttttgacagtctgggaccgagcggagaagatgtacttaaagagcccccaatgggggggacatccaataaagcactcgcaaagggtgacgaatgcggcgagatgggctatcgcgtttggaggaaaatgatggagctgcgccccgaagtgattcataatacctctgaagaaggggtggggaggcaaggagaagcccctgtacacgtggctgagcagcaagacgcgctctccctcctgcggcgccggctccgtctcgccctccgccggcagcctccacaacttgttggcaatcatgccttgctccaccagctccagcaactcgtccgccgtcaccgtggaggggaggaaatccccctggatccaacccgccggcagtgcccgctgtcgccgctgagcaggggccgccttcttcttcttcttcttctgcgactcgagcttgctcgtctgccccttcgtcatggtgaagatggcagatccgcagaggaggagaggaaggaggaggcttggagcgcgcagggagctacgggagaagcgaggcgagtgcgagtaacaagggcaacgcaacaagaaacccccgccggagaggcttaaataagcttccgactgggtcactaacaggtggccccaaaatcttatcccccgactggctgctgcgatattagtggagaagataaaggcgcggtaatcgaggcggcagaaactactcgatgacgatgtcgtcatccccgctgagcgcgcggcaaccgaaatttgaggatcccagaaaatccaccgctgtcagttgaccggtcacatcgaaagattccgcggaagcactttgtccctgacggttcgtttcactggtatattcactcggatcactggttgaaaggatacaATGGATcggggcaagcaacgccaaagtcacgtccataccagtcggatccgtactccaggcatcacttcatcgtaccaaccccgatccattcggagactaatgatggggttatagtcccagggtagggtcataggcctgccctataggtcctacccaaggactacccttcatagagggcaaggcccttagacagttccgactgaactaaggactcctcccaccatccagtcggtgacgagcattcggagcgtattcaacgtaccgactggattccactctgtacatcgtaacctcccaggaggacaacggtcatacgttttcatacaccattattagcatttaaggcatacgttacctgtaacgtaggcatttattcaccactaatccacccctgtccaccgggctgttgtgaagggcagcgcactctatataagccgcccttccccactggtgcaggggttggcatttactgtaaccctatattccactcgacactaagctcccaagagcactgagacgtagggcttttacctccatcctagaggggcctgaactcatacaacctcgtcgtagctaaggctctgcccatcctttcgtaccctacatatctactgtcagacttatacccacgacagtgggAGACTAGTTAGATGGGCGGAGTAAGTTCCCATAGATTTGTGTGTGTTCAATTGTCATGTTCATTTTTTGTGTTTGCCTTGTTGTTGCCAAAGAGTGGATTTGACTTGCACATATTGTATTGATTTTCATCTATTTTTTTCTATTAATTTATTAGGCAACGAACTTACTTACTCTCTCCAACCGGGTTTATTGGCCCCCCCTCGTATTTTGTATCAAAGTTTGATCATAGATTTGACTAACAAAAATCTAAGTTGTATCTTGCAAAaattttattgttggatttgtatTTGAAAGAAAGTTTTCAATAAGATTGTGTTTGTGGTATGTAACTTATATTTTGCTAGTTAAATCTAAGGCCAAAGTTTGATAAAAAATAAGAGGAGTCTAATAAACCCAGAGGAAGGGAGTAATACAACATGTAAATGTGTTTTTCTAAAAGAGGCACCAAAAGGACATCTTGGTAAATGTGTTGCCTTGGTTTTGGAGGAAAAGGATATTACCAAGTCGAAATGGTGAATTTTCAGAAGTCAAATCACAAATGAAGTATAAGCTAGTATATCTGGTGGGAGAGGGGGCAATTCACTCATGACGAGGATCTCCAAACTCGTAGTGCTATGATGATCGGTGTCCTAGTTACAAACTATTGGAGGTCAAGAAAAAATCCAGTAGAGCGAAAGAAGGAATCATGGGCTCGACCATTAAAAGGTATAACAAAAATAAATGTCGATGCAACGTATGATATGGACAAAGGCGAGGAAGTATGGGAGCTATAGCTCGAGATTCTCTTGGAAAATTCATTGATGCTAACTGCAAGGAGATCCATTTTGTTGCTGATCCATTTATGATGGAAGCCTATGCATTACTAGAAGGACCGAGTTTGGCTCAGTTTCTAGGATGCAACAAAATCATTATTCAATCTGATAATTTTCTGGTAATTGAGACTATGAAGGATGACGGTTTTTCGGCCACCTCATCTATAACTATATTTGATGATTGCAGAATTCTCGCAACTGCTTTTACACATATCACCTTTAAACATTGTAATCGGGAGGCCAATGAGGTTGCTCATGAGTTAGTAGGCATAGTTTTCGTGATAATATCGATTGTATTTGGGACGATGATCCTTCTACCTTTTTGTTTGCTAAGCTCGTAAACGATGTAATTGTGTTTGAGAATCAATAAAGGACCCCACTATGTAGCAGCGCCGCACCTGGGTCTTTCCGTGCGGCGGCCTAGCTAATGCAACATTAGTATGCATGATTAGCGTGTCCCTCTAATCACATACTCGTATTACTTCAAATAGCTTGGACATGGGGTGTCAAATCCCCCTCTCATTATCACGCATGCATGCAATGACTTAATCAAGATTCCCTTCaatgtttgaaattcaaaaagttttatctctaaAATGATGAATTTAATCGATGATCTGTTCTCATAATTGTCTTTGTCGCgatgagatcttcgaaactagattccATATTAGCATGTTTTGGCAACTATTTTTCCGTCCAAATTTACCACATTATTGCGCTTACTTGTCACATTTGTAAACACTAAGTTGCTTGATAAAATATAACTAAAATGTCATGTTTTACGGTTGTCAGATTTATTATCTCAAGTTATCATTTTTACATGCAATTGTAAAACATAGCAATTTAGTTATATTTTACCATGCAAGTAAGTGTTTACAagtatgacaagtaagtgcaacagTTATATTTCCAGGCAAGCAAGTGTTTACAAATATGACAAGTGCAACAATGTGACAAATATGGACCaaaaaaaagttgccaaaagatcATTGATCAAATTAATCGTTTTAGAGATAAAACCTTTTAAACTTCAAACATTGAAGATAATCTTGatgacatcattgcatacatgcttGGTAGAGAGAGAAGATTTGTCGCCGCATGTCCAAACTATTTGAGCATTGTAGCACAATGAGCGCATGTGCTTGCATGATTTTTTTAGTGATTAGCAAAAATACTGTAGCAAAATAACGACGTATGCAGAAGTATAGCACCCGCGTGGCCGGGTGCCCATGCATTGCGCCAGCCGAACGGAACGGTTCTAGTTAGATTTTTCCATCAATAAAATACGCCTAATGCCTTTTCCTTAAAAATAAAGGTTAGAGTGCTAAACCGCGCCAGCCGCCAGGCCACAGGGAGATGAGCTGAACCGTAACGGGCCTAGCCCGAAGAGGCCACAGATCGAGAAGTGCTGAACCGTAACGGGCCTAGCCCGAAGAGGTCACAGATCGAGAAGTCTCTTCCTCCACCCCTCCGCTTCAAGGAAAAGCCTGCTCAAACCCCTCATGGCCGCCGCCCCGTCACCGGCGCCGCCGCGGAtcctcctcgccggcgacgcccacGGCCGCCTGCATCAGCTCTTCAAGCGCGTCAAATCGGTACCCTCCGCTCCCCAACCTCGCATTCCAGCTGGTTTCGTCTTCTCATTCGTGTATCTCTGCGCCGCCCCAGGTGAACCAGTCGACGGGGCCGTTCCACGCGCTGCTCTGTGTGGGGCAGTTCTTCCCGCCCGAGGTCCCCGAGGGGGACAGCCCGCCGGGGGACGTCGCGGACTATCTGGAGGGACGGGCCGCCGTGCCCATCCCGACCTACTTCACCGGCGACTACGGCCCCACTGCTCCTCGCCTCCTCTCGAAGGCCGCTGCTGACGCCCGAGGATTCAACCCCGGTGGCATCGAGATATGCCCCAACCTATTCTGGCTCAGGGGCAGCGCCCTCTTCAACCTCCACGGTCTCTCCCTAATTTGTTTGGTTAGCCGAGCTATCAGTAGATTAGTTTACCACAAGAGTCCCGTTTACTTGCTACATTTTGTACCTGATAAACCATTTCATGTGGCAATGTGAGCTGATTTACCTGACAATGAGAATATGAGATCATTTGTATGACATGCTTATTCAAATTGCCCGTTGATTGATGTCCCCTTCTGTTTGTAGGTTTATCGGTGGCTTACTTGTCGGGAAGGAAAGGATTAGGAGGGCCTGGCTGCTACAGCCAGGATGATGTTGATGCCCTGCGGGCTCTTGCTGAAGAACCAGGAATTGTTGATTTGTTCTTGACATATCCTTTGTTCCATTTTCACATTCTTTTAAATATCTATGAGTGTTAATACCATTTTTTTATCATCAATTTTGAAAGCACAAAGCATGCATAATTGGTTCCCTTGACGATTATGAGATGTACTAACGAATGGCCAGCTGGAGTGGTGGATGGCACTGATACTTCTAAGGTGTCTCCTCAGGTCTTGGATTCTCAGGGTTATGATCCTGTCGTTGCTGAATTGGTTGCCGAGATTAAGCCAAGGTTTGGTTTCTACTTTCTAGACCCATATAGTAGCTTAATTGTTGAGGCTAGCCTCCTTGAAGCACtaatttgatttattttttaacGTTGATTTCATACAGTGAGTTTCTATGATACCATCCTCTGCCAAATTTGCGAAATATGTGACATGATTTGTTTCTTGCAGATATCACATTGCAGGTACAAAAGGTATATTTTATGCAAGGGAACCTTATGTGAATGATTCCTCTCCCCATGTTACCCGTTTTATTGGACTTGCTAATGTGGGAAACAAAGAGAAGCAGGTATACTTACACTTAACAAAGTCAACTTGTCCTAAAATGCTTTTCTGTTTATATTTCTATACTACGCCACTACATTCTGCCCTTTATTGTGCTCACAGTTTAAGACTTGTTCCTCCTGTCATTCAGTTTAACAAATAAGATTCATTCTTTTGTCCACATATATCTTGTGGCGCAGTTAATTTCAGTTGTAACAGTTCTTCTGTAATTATGTATTTTTCCAGTGTAAATGTGCTGCTGCACTGACAATCTGTTTATCAAGTCATTAATTGGCAACTCCTTATTGCATATACTTTTCAGAAATTTATTCATGCGATTTCTCCTACTCCAGCATCCACCATGTCCAGTGCTGATATTCTTGCGAGACCTCCAAATGCTACTTTATCACCATATGCTGCTCCAGCAAAATCTGTTCATGTTGAGGACACTCCAAAGCGTCCTGCTGAGAGCACTGATTTGCAATATTGGCGTTATGATGTCAAGCGGCAAAGACAAGGACAAGCTGACGGAAGTCTATTGTGTTTCAAATATACATCCTCAGGGTCCTGTCCTCGAGGGAGTAAATGCAACTTCAGGCATGATGAGGAAGCCAGGGAGCATTGTCAGAGAAATGTCTGTTTTGATTTTCTAAACAAGGGAAAATGTGAGAGGGGCCCTGAATGCAGGTTTGCTCACAGCCTTACTGAAGAGGCTACTCTAAAGGATGCAAAGCCCCGTAGGTGAGAGGAGTTGTccaaatttctctctctctctctcatgcattCAGTAATCAGTTGTGGTACTCATCCTATAATTTTGTTAACTATAGTGAACGACGACGTGTTGAGAGCAGTTGCTGGTTCTGTTTGTCAAGTCCAGATGTCGAGTCACATCTTGTTATCAGTATTGGAGATGGTTACTACTGTGCGCTTGCGAAGGGACCACTTGTTCCGGACCATGTTCTAATGATACCGGTTGAACACTTCCCTACTACAATAACGATGCCTGTGGAACCTGAGGCAGAGCTCAGGAGATATAAGAATTCACTGAGTAAGTATTTCAAGAAACAAGGAAAAGCAGCAGTATATTTTGAGTGGGTTTCACAGCAGTCTCGCCATGCAAACCTTCAGGTAAGGATACCTCTGTGTAGTATGATTTGTTACATTCGGACTTTCATTTTATGTTACAGTGGATATTAATCTGCCAAATTTGAAATTTCTTTGTGCAGGCTGTCCCTCTGCCATTGTCAAAGGCAGCTAATGTTAAGAAGATCTTCCACTTAGCAGCCCAACGGTTGGGATTTGAATTTTCTGTTGTGAATCCAGGTGCGCCATTATCTAATTATTTATATGGCCCGACTTAATGTAAAGGAAAGACTCAAACATAAGTACATTCTTTCAATCCATGCAGCAGGATAAATGCATTGTTCTGGTTACCTATTATTTCCAATTTCAGAAACTTCCAGAAACATGTTGCTTTTTACACCAATTGTCCCATTGTGCAGCATTTTCTTATTATGATGCCAATATTACTTCTAACATATGATATTGCTACTTTCAGAAAGCCTTCAAATCTGAAATATAGGTTGCTCTTGGTCGCATGTCAAGTCATGCTTTTATGTTATTTGTGAGTCATATGGGGATTAGATGACTGAAATTAATGGATTGCAAATCGTTGTCCTGTGCACATGACTTTTTTCAGCCTGTTCTATTGATTAAATGGCCTTAAATCTGATCACAAGTAAACTATAGCTGTATATAgcttttttatttaaaaaatgtGCATGTATCCTATTTGCACTAAGCTCTTTTTGTTTTGGCTTATGACAGATGGTGATGCTAATCAAGGTAGAGAACTGTTAAGGTCACAGTATGATGGCAAATCAGGCTTGTTTTATGTAGAGCTCCCAGATGGTACATTACTCTTGCACATGATTGACAGTGGTGAGAAATTCCCTGCCCAGTTTGGACGTGAGGTATGTCAGAGATGATCATTGGCCCATTTTTTAGTTTCAGAAAATAACATACTCAAACAGGGAAAGAAAATAAGAGCGATACCTGATACCTCAGCAACCTAACTTGGTTAATCTCAAGGCATAACTCGCCTACAAGGCGATGCCTGAAATTCACATTTGACCAATACACATGCACAATCCTACAGCTGCAGTTGAGTCTTTC
This region includes:
- the LOC123395120 gene encoding zinc finger CCCH domain-containing protein 59, whose translation is MAAAPSPAPPRILLAGDAHGRLHQLFKRVKSVNQSTGPFHALLCVGQFFPPEVPEGDSPPGDVADYLEGRAAVPIPTYFTGDYGPTAPRLLSKAAADARGFNPGGIEICPNLFWLRGSALFNLHGLSVAYLSGRKGLGGPGCYSQDDVDALRALAEEPGIVDLFLTNEWPAGVVDGTDTSKVSPQVLDSQGYDPVVAELVAEIKPRYHIAGTKGIFYAREPYVNDSSPHVTRFIGLANVGNKEKQKFIHAISPTPASTMSSADILARPPNATLSPYAAPAKSVHVEDTPKRPAESTDLQYWRYDVKRQRQGQADGSLLCFKYTSSGSCPRGSKCNFRHDEEAREHCQRNVCFDFLNKGKCERGPECRFAHSLTEEATLKDAKPRSERRRVESSCWFCLSSPDVESHLVISIGDGYYCALAKGPLVPDHVLMIPVEHFPTTITMPVEPEAELRRYKNSLSKYFKKQGKAAVYFEWVSQQSRHANLQAVPLPLSKAANVKKIFHLAAQRLGFEFSVVNPDGDANQGRELLRSQYDGKSGLFYVELPDGTLLLHMIDSGEKFPAQFGREVLAGLLSMADRADWRNCKLSKEEEVKMVDDFKQGFREFDPAE